Genomic window (Myxocyprinus asiaticus isolate MX2 ecotype Aquarium Trade chromosome 50, UBuf_Myxa_2, whole genome shotgun sequence):
gATCCGCATCTTGCTTGTCCAGACTCCATGCATtgcatccatacaatgaaagcatagttcatccaaaaatgaaaaatctctcattatttactcacccttagatATCCCAggcatgtatgactttctttcttcacacatttgaagaaaaaatttaaaatatctaagctcagtagatccttaaaatgcaagtagatggtgatcagacttttgaagcaccaaaaatcacagacagtcagcataaacgtcatccataggattccagctgttaaattaatgtcttctaaagtgacacggttgttttttggtgcaaaaaagataaatatttaaatacttttttttaactgtaaatcatggttccagtcagcagcagtatgtgcgtgtgacataatcgcattggcatttgaaacatgcgaGAGCTGACGCatgtgcgtcacagccggaagatcagtgctgtttacaacttaggaggaggaacgctgtacagaagcttcattggtttgggtttagatctgttattttctgtttctttactcacaatggtgcatttgtgtgctcatcctggatgtctcaaccgagtggagaacgtgagattacatctgtatcatggcaacgcaaATACGTCATACGAGAGACCGTGTAATCTTCACCCTCTCATGAAGTCTAATTGAAgggatgatttatagttaaacagtacttaaatattcatattttttcatatcaaaagtgatcgtgtcactttagaagacattaatttaaccactggagtcatatggatgacgtttatgctgactgtctatgatttttggagcttcaaaagagaaagctccattcacttgcattttaaggacatactgagctaagaaatttttctatttttcttcaaatatgttctggtgaagaaagaaagtcataaacacctgggatatcatgaggatgagtaaataatgagagaattttcattttagggtgaactatccctttaaatgtttctCTTTATGTTTCCAGTTAGCATGCTAAAATGCTAACGAATAGTCTGCTACACTAACATTCCATCATGCAGTCCTACAGTTCGATTATCCTACTAAGGTAACATATTCAGCACTAGTACTTCAAATATTTGTATCTATacattcaatttagttttataTGGTAAATGGATATGGTAATACTGTGCTAACAGATCGTTTTTACGTTATCAACTGCAACAGGTATTGGGAcactacaacagaaaaaaggacTCTATTGAACAGGCGTTACAAGTAACCACCCTAGGGGCACACTATTATATGGGGGGACTCAATTCTTTAAGACACTGGccacaaaaaaatgcaatttgcaACACATCTGGTGGTGTGGCCCGGCCCAACCGGCCCCTATGAAGAGACTCCATTGGTGTTTTTGGTAAATGTGTCTTATCGCATCTTATTGTTTGGTGTatggtctgtgtttgtgtgtcagaggTCTGTGGAGGAGCAGAGAGTGCACATCAGCAGTGTGCAGCGTGAACTGCGTGATCTCCGGGATGTTTTAGGGTCTGAGCTGAATGAAGAGCTCCCGAGTCTCCGAGCATCACTGGACTCACTCAGACAACAGGTGGCCGTCGCTGAAAGCCTCAGGGAACACCTGGGTGAGTCACTCCTTATTGAACACATGAAAGCTCATTTAGTACTCCCAGAAGTAGCTATTGGACAAGACAGGACATACTCCACACATGTATGTTAACGGTAAATGAAAATGTATCTAGCTACACAAGCTAGATTTCTGGATTTCGATTCTGAATTAAGTCAAAGAACAATTCATAACACGATGCAAGTATATTACATTCTCACTGTTGCTTCAAGGTGCGCAATAGTGGGTATTAGCATAAACTTGTTTTAGCATAAACAAAGTTTTCTTCTATGggcagttttctctttcaggtcaactactgcaTGGCGAAGCAAAAGTTTAAACAGAATCTTACTGAGCAAAgttgtagggctgtcaatcaattaaaaagtttaattgaaataattacatgatatgctggttatttaattaaatgtgtcgATCAATGCAATCAAGCACATAATTTGTTGAAAAAAGCCCCCAAATGAAAAAAATTCCAAGACATGCCAGACAAAAACAATGAATAGACAAAatttggctttagaagtcaatatattgtgtTTTATTGCAATGTAATCAGTATTGGATAAGGTACTCGGGAAGTAATCCACTAGAAATTACTCATTACTTTGCtacaattgtaatcagattacttcactGATTATGTCATTGGAAAAAATAAtcccattactaattactttactctTTAGCAGGGGTGTTTCTAGACTTGTTTCATTACTGGTGCACAGGCCCCCCAAGAATTCTGATAGTGTCAACTTATTTTGTAGGTGGGCACAGGAGAATgctattttactttatttatttattcaaaaaaaCAGCACCACTGTGTTCAATTATGGGGACTTAGTgagcatcttttaaaaaaaaaaaaaaatttttgttatACTATTGTGTAGCATTATTTTAACTATGGGCTACAAATGATTTCACTAGCTCAATATTACAGCTGCATTTACAATAAAGGGCCAAATGGTTACTGTTTAATTGATGGCAATGACAAACTCCATatttgtatacagttgtgctcaaaagtttgcataccctgggagaaattgtgaaattttggcattgattttgaaaatatgattgatcatgcaaaaaaaaaactgtcttttatttaaggatagtgatcatatgaagccatttattatcacatagttgtttggctcctttttaaatcataatgataacagaaatcacccaaatggccctgatcaaaagtttacatacccttgaatgtttggccttgttacagacacacaaggtgacacacacaggtttaaatggcaattaaaggttaatttcccacacctgtggctttttaaattgcaattagtgtctgtgtataaatagtcaatgagtttgttagctctcacatggatgcactgagcaggctagatactgagccatggggagtagaaaagaactttcaaaagacctgcgtaacaaggtaacagaactttataaagatggaaaaggatataaaaagatatccaaagccttgaaaatgccagtcagtactgttcaatcacttattaagaagtggaaaattcagggatctcttgataccaagccaaggtcaggtagaccaagaaagatttcagccacaactgccagaagaattgttcgggatacaaagaaaaacccacagataacctcaggagaaatactggctgctctggaaaaagatggtgtggttgtttctagaagcacaatacgacgatacttgaacaaaaatgagctgcaaggtcgagttgccagaaagaagcctttactgcgccaatgccacaaaaaagcccggttacaatatgcccgacaacaccttgacatgcctcacagcttctggcacactgtaatttggagtgacgagaccaaaatagagctttatggtcacaaccataagcgctatgtttggaaagAGGccaacaaggcctgtagtgaaaagaataccatccacactgtgaagcatggtggtggctcactgatgttttgggggtgtgtgagctctaaaggcacggggaatcttgcgaaaattgatggcaagatgaatgcagcatgttatcagaaaatactgccaggcaatttgcattcttctgcacaaaagctgcgcatgggacattCTTGGACTTTCCTGCATGACAGTGACTCTAAGCACAAGgctaagttgaccctccagtggttacagcagaagaaggtgaaggttctggagtgggcatcacagtcttctgaccttaatatcatcgagccactctggggagatctcaaacgtgtggttcatgcaagacgaccaaagactttgcatgacctggaggcattttgccaagacgaatgggcagctataccacctgcaagaatttggggcctcatagacaactattacaaaagactgcacgctgtcattgatgctaaagggggcaatacacagtattaagaactaagggtatgcagacttttgaacaggggtcatttaatttttgctttgttgccatgttttgttttatgattgtgccattctgttataacctacagttgaatatgaatcccataagaaataaaagaaatgtgttttgcctgctcactcatgttttctttaaaaatggtacatatattaccaattctccaagggtatgcaaacttttgagcacaactgtaccttgGAACTTACAAACAATAACAAGTCATGTTAAAGGCAATCGAATGGGACACTCTTCCTCAACGAATTGTAGTTGTCTTGCCACAATCATTACCTTGAATCTCCTCTCTGCTCTTTCCTTTATAATGTTCACCCTGTTCTTCTCCTTCTCTTTTTACTGACAAATATGAAACATTTCAGAATTCTCCTGATTTgctaacacattacattttttatttaattaataatttccttatttctttatattttctgACAATTAATTTTGCcaatgtttagaagtacactatggtagatgaccttaaagcttgtagatatggactaaaaccaGCAAAGCTTTCATTTTGATATTCTGGGGTCATTAAATACATACCACATTCCACCCCATCTGCCAAATCTATTTTTAGCAACATACTCATTACTCCCACATCTTAAATTTTCCTCAAACTTTCTGTTAGGAATAGTGTAACATGCCAAAAttgaaaaggaaataaaatttccaactgcttaaaaacatatactgtaagtaGACTAATGACCTTTGCACttatatttaattgcaaaatatttacactTAAATATAAAGTTTGTTATCACAGCATATCTTGTGGTTTGCTTATTACTTTATTATTCTTAGTTTTTATAAGGTTATATAGGTTGCATCAAATTTATACAAGTTAGTAGGGGAGAGCAGgaaaaattctgtttttatttatttttttttgcttatttatatttagaaaatatgaaGCCTAAACATAAAGCATATTAAACATACATATTTGACATGTCAGCAGTTAATACATGTGTGAATTAAATTTAAACCCAATTGAGTTAGTAACAATTAAGCTAAAAGTGCATGATGTGCATGATTCATTACTCCTTGGCTGTATAACAATGCAACAGTGTTATTCAATATAAAACAACTCAAGTCAAAATCAAACACTAGAAATCCTCAGATTATGAAGGATGGGCtgtaggcaaggcaaggcaagtttattcaTGGAGCACATGTCATACACAATGGTAATCCAAAGTGCTTttcataaaaatgataaagaaaatacaagatacataaaaatcaattttaaaaccaattaagaatgagaaataagaaaacagaaataaaactCTACAGTGCAAtcgtgcagcacagtgctcagtcagtaaatgcacagctaaacagatgtgttttcagttttcagtttcaaataTGACCTCTTCTGGAATCTGGTTCCAGCTGctggtggcataatagctaaatgctgtttcaccttgttttgagtgaacccttcgtatctctaactgacttgatcctaatcaTCTGAGAGATCTGTTAGGTTTATataacaagcatatctgcaatgtatttaggtcctaggccattgagtgatttataaacatttaataGTACCTTAAAATCAATTAAAACCTAAATATTTCTATTTGCAGGTATTCTTATTGTTCttcttcctttttctccccaatgagAGTTTAAGGCAGCACCAGGAAGCATACGTAGTAAAATTATcatatttggcacactgataggggttgTTATGAATAGCCCCCAGACTAGGTTTGGGGTGTTCTGATTATATTCCTCATGGTGATTTTAATGCGTCACTTACAAAATATTTTCGAACTACTAGACCATTGGTCCAATTTGCACAAAACGCCGCATCTAGAGACCCTCATTGAcaagttattaaaataatttgtcaaatCGTTTAGACGATATAAGCCAATAAAGTTTTTGGCTGTGGCCCAATTCACTTATCAACCTACAATATATCTTCTGAACAATTTGACTTTTGATTCAAGCCAATACAGTTGCAAAGATATTACCGAAAAATGTAAAAGTGTCAGATGGGGGTGTGTGTACACCTGTATGGAGGAGGGGATTTGGGACCACTCTGCCAAATTTGACATCTCTAGGACTTACGGTTTTTGCTGCCTAGATGCCTAGACACAGGAATTTATGTCTGCATTTGCATACTTGAAGAGAGTATGTTTCAGGCCACAAAATTTCTACTAGCCCCACACAATAATATACAAAAATGTTCCTTGTAGAAACACTTCTGaaacagtgtttgtgtgtttgtgtctctcaGGTGTGCTAGAACAAACGTGTCAGCGGCATACGCGTTTGTTGGACATCCACGTGGAACAGCTGCAATGTAACGAGCAGCGTTTTCGGCAACTCGAATCCACCTCCTACAACGGCAAGCTCATTTGGAAAGTGCGCGACTACTGGCGGCGTAAAGAAGCCGCCGCTCCACTCAACTCTACCCCCTTCTACACCAGCCACAGCGGCTACAAGCTCAGTGTGCGGGCGTACCTCGGTGGCGACAGCTCTGGGAGAGGCACCCACCTGTCGCTCTATGTCACAATAATGCGTGGAGACTTCGACTCCCTCTTACCATGGCCATTCCGTCAGAACATCACGCTAACATTGCTGGATCAGAGCGGATCGCGGAACCACGTGACCAGTGCTTTCTCCCCTGACGCCGGCAGTGATAGCTTTCGCCGCCCAACGTCTGATACTAATGTGGCCACTGGTTTCCCGCGATTCATCTCTCACAGTGACTTGGAGACACCTCGGAATGCTGTTTATGTGAGAGACGACACACTGTTCATCAAAGTGAAGGTGGACACAACAGGATTGGATGACTTGTAGTTTTACGCGCACTGAATTTTCACATTAGGAAAAATCCAAAAATCTGAATGGCTTGAAATGATAGCCTGAGTCATGATTCCGCATTTGATTTGTAAACTTGGTGTGACTCCATTTAGTGTCATATCAATACTGGCTGAAGATTTTTCAAACATTATAGAAGTCATTCATATTGTGCAGTATCTTTTTAGCACTGTAACTTAAATTCTTATGTTTTAATTTAAggatttctttatatatatatatatatatatatatatatatatatatatatatatatatatatatatatatatatatatatataaaggcaaACTTTCAGAAATATGCCCTGGTCAAGCTCAGgcatttcagttttattaattataaattgatTATTTACACAATTGCAAGATAATTACCAAGATGCCTAACTGGATGGAAATAGATTAACAGGATGTAAAATAACCAGATGAAAATAATTAGCTAAAGTTAGCCATTGCTCAGTAATGGGTAAAGAGTTAGCTTAGTAAGAGttagaatagtaaaagtaaaacatctggacgtgttacggtaatgagagttTAGGggtaaaatgtgataaaaatgtcCTGAAAATGTTGTCACAAtgctaaaaatcttaatgttcctaaatgtaggctttattttatttatgcaaaaaataattacatttttctatatattgatttgggaaaaaatatgactaggacattttcttgacaggtttcatgagaatcacccaagtAACTAATATAACttccatttttaatattttattgaatacATTAAGACTTCTGTAATATGGGGATATTAAATTGTATTGCATAATAGGAATGATCCAAAGAGtgctgaatataattgttgtagtaacaatggctgtttagatgcACAGATTTTCGTCAAGCCAAATCAATTCAATTTTGTGAATGTATTTCTGAATGAAATTTGTACcctaaattctgcaatgcaatgagaaaatccattttaaaatgtaccacATATATTCTGAAAAGCATTTCTGTACATTGAAAGACTCGAAACGTACTCTGCGCAAGTACATGAATGCGAATGCTGCTAGCCATCcaagctcgattttgtgcatCATTTCATTTCTGAAACGTGTCTACGTGTAACGCAATGCAAGTACGCACTGCAATCTCTGCATTGCCACAAGAGGCACTATAGTGGAGATTTGCATGTCTTATATGGTCATTTCTTTCAGTCGTGTTAATTGTGATAATCTTTATCTCAAGTTAGTTCAATTTACAAGGTATCTTTGAATCAGTTTGTGAAGGCAGCTGGATTGAaagatttaaattaaaattactctTATATTTAACTGTTTACTTAAGATCTGCACCACTTTTTGCaatcaaaatatacatttcatttgaatacatttttagacatttctattttttattgaGGTATTACGTGAAGGTATTTTATTCTGAGCTGTCAGTTGGATCATTGATGGATTATTTGCTTGCAAGATGCTTACCTTGGGTGgtcttgtgaaaatgttttgcaaGTAAAGACAACAACTGAAGCTAAGACATGCTAAATGAGGAACGCTTATAACAACGCTGATTACATTTAAGCCCTGTAATGAGTTGTTTTTTTAGCAACAGTTTATGTATGAAATGTCATTCAGAAGACCATTTAGGTCAtaagtactgtactgtatgtctggTAGAGTTTAGTCAAACTGGACTTTGTTGACGACATCTTGCCACTCATCCTAGGGTCCTCATCAGTTGTCTGATGATGGGGATTGCTTATTGTTTCAAGTTGTTATACAGTTAGCTTGATGGTTGGGTTAAAAATACAGGAGAATCTAACAAATGGAAAgtcttagctttttttttttttttttttacaaaataatttcagGCAGTTTGTTGATGAAAGGTGTGCtgctacttttctaagcaatcggaCATACAATTTTTACCTGGCGGATGATAAAACGGGCCAAACATTTCACAGATTTATAAGAGGATCACAGAGACTTGGAGGTGAGCTCTtttgagccagtaagcaaccacctagaaattccatagcaaccacctagaacaccctagcaactgcatataCATGTGTTAAAAACCTCTTAAAACACCTTTGCATGCCATAGTGATCCCTGGCACTGGAGCCGGACCCAGAAtcacaactactactactactgcccAGTTCGCCACTACTAGCGAACACTTCTATGGCACACTTGTGGCAAAAacgaagagtttgccgcaaagctcatttggatTTGAAAATGataagtggcaaatttgccacagggGGATGCCAGAACTTTTTCTGTTCTGacagatttttgtaagggttgagccaataagcaaccacccagaacacccatgCAACTGCATAGAAATGTGCTAAAAACTACTCGTAAAACCTGAGCAATCATATAAATGCTTGCAGCCACTTAGAAATGCACTGaaacacttagaacaccttagcaacctcatATCAACACCCTGGCAATGTAAAAATCTGGTTCACTGGTATCACTTTTTCTCTAGTGGTAAAAAAACATGGAAATCTTGGActttccttaaataaaagatactgtgtgtttgtgtgcactgaTCGTTTTAGTCTTAAACAATAGAATAATAAATTAACttccgttttttttttcatagaataaatgttattgtttacacatttctatttcaattcacatttctgtttttctatGGAGAGATCTCTGTACAATGATGCCGTTTTGGTGATCAAATGATTGAAGAAGCTTTTGTAATAAAGAGCAAGTTGATTTTACATTTGTCTGAAAATGAAAAGTCTCAGTGCCGGAAACCCCTGCATTCACAactagaccacacacacacacacacagaaacatgaCCAAAACGCATTTCtgtgtaaaaaatataattttataaaacaggATCACTTTTCTGTGTGCGTGAGGTTTGATTTCCCCACACCATTTATtaacctaaaaataaaataaaaaaaacttaaattttaaaagacATTATGAAGGGGAGAAAGTGACATTATTTGAAAGGGGCCATGTTCAAAAGTTGTCAAGATCTGCCATAGATACTGTATACACAAGTAGCTACCTCATTAGCAACTGCCATTGGCCACAATACGTTGCTGTGTCCGCCATATTGAAAAGGTCAAGAGCCATCTGTCAACACGAAAGATAATTGACTTTTACATTAACCATTTTTCAtgcggttcatgtaaatgaactagttcaaataagtgattcactgattcacttgtgCTCTGCgtagccttaaagggacttttgtCTTCTTTTTGAAGCGAAATATTTAGGCTAGttcattgctgctgtttatcactatatttcgattCAGTTATAGAAAATAGGGTTTTCTAGTTTATTGGTGTATACtagaataaattaattttcaatttaatgttatcaccctatttgtttaaccctcacaaaaatgaagcatggatttactatagtaatattgaagtAACCTTGGTTATTgttgtagttactatggttttaccaaaAACATCATGATTAAACTatgattactttagtaaaactatggttcatTTCTGATAggggaatgtcaccctaattaaatatataactatctgGTGAGATTATTGAATTCAACCATCAGAACTGATTGTAGAATTA
Coding sequences:
- the LOC127438701 gene encoding TNF receptor-associated factor 5-like isoform X4, yielding MQWDCPKPTPDWLRAHLLCPLHQSIHIFQDNCCKRELLNLEVYCTNAPDCTQKVTLCNLQDHLKACQYEQLICSNSGCIEILLRKNLSEHQRNVCSFRLESCQHCRQSYTVSQLLDHQKTSCPEVEVPCSNKCQQMIKRHKLQVHADECSEVETDCIYKNYGCTVRDKRWKVLVHENTEFSSHVRLVLESNSKLEKQVEQLQQDMLIQQGALKDKSLLVNSLDRDVTLCDSTLTTLQRSVEEQRVHISSVQRELRDLRDVLGSELNEELPSLRASLDSLRQQVAVAESLREHLGVLEQTCQRHTRLLDIHVEQLQCNEQRFRQLESTSYNGKLIWKVRDYWRRKEAAAPLNSTPFYTSHSGYKLSVRAYLGGDSSGRGTHLSLYVTIMRGDFDSLLPWPFRQNITLTLLDQSGSRNHVTSAFSPDAGSDSFRRPTSDTNVATGFPRFISHSDLETPRNAVYVRDDTLFIKVKVDTTGLDDL